Proteins encoded within one genomic window of Streptomyces profundus:
- a CDS encoding ClpP family protease — translation MVIPVTAAEGDTPTTRIDDELAARLLTQRIVFLGTQVDEVSANRVCAQLLLLSAEDPREDIRLCVNSPGGSVSAGLAIYDTMRLIPNDVATLAMGFAASMGQFLLATGTPGKRYALPNARIMMHQPSAGIGGSTSDIAIQAENLEFTKRTVERITAEHTGQTEETIARDGDRDRWFTAEQAREYGLIDRVVVSLADLAPTSPRRTGF, via the coding sequence ATGGTCATACCGGTCACCGCCGCCGAGGGCGACACCCCGACCACCAGGATCGACGACGAGTTGGCCGCCCGGCTGCTGACCCAGCGCATCGTGTTCCTGGGCACCCAGGTGGACGAGGTCTCGGCGAACCGGGTCTGCGCGCAGTTGCTGCTGCTGTCCGCCGAGGACCCGCGCGAGGACATCAGGCTCTGCGTCAACAGCCCCGGCGGCTCGGTCTCGGCCGGGCTGGCGATCTACGACACCATGCGGCTGATCCCCAACGACGTGGCCACCCTGGCCATGGGGTTCGCCGCCAGCATGGGCCAGTTCCTGCTCGCCACCGGCACCCCGGGCAAGCGGTACGCGCTGCCCAACGCGCGGATCATGATGCACCAGCCGTCCGCCGGGATCGGCGGCTCCACCTCGGACATCGCGATCCAGGCGGAGAACCTGGAGTTCACCAAGCGGACCGTGGAACGGATCACCGCCGAGCACACCGGCCAGACCGAGGAGACCATCGCCAGGGACGGCGACCGGGACCGCTGGTTCACGGCGGAACAGGCCAGGGAGTACGGGCTGATCGACCGGGTCGTCGTCTCCCTCGCCGACCTCGCCCCCACCTCCCCTCGCCGGACCGGCTTCTAG
- a CDS encoding PIN domain-containing protein — protein sequence MARRLILDTGVVIRAERGHAGLARVLDEDDDVTIAAVSLAELQLGVELSEGQRRVRRQEFVDGVRALIPVEDYTDDVALVHARLLAHVRREGKPRGAHDLIIAATAAATARTLLTTDGKAAFDDLPGVHAAVTPA from the coding sequence ATGGCACGACGACTGATCCTGGACACGGGCGTCGTCATCCGGGCCGAGCGTGGCCACGCCGGTCTCGCGCGGGTGCTCGACGAGGATGACGATGTGACCATCGCGGCCGTGAGCCTCGCCGAGCTGCAACTCGGGGTGGAGCTCTCCGAGGGGCAACGTCGCGTGCGGCGGCAGGAGTTCGTCGACGGCGTGCGCGCCCTGATCCCGGTGGAGGACTACACGGACGATGTGGCGCTTGTGCACGCACGGCTGTTGGCTCATGTGCGCCGCGAGGGAAAGCCCCGCGGCGCCCACGATCTGATCATCGCCGCGACCGCCGCCGCCACGGCCAGGACGCTGCTGACCACCGACGGCAAGGCGGCGTTCGACGACCTCCCCGGCGTGCACGCGGCCGTCACGCCCGCCTGA
- a CDS encoding type II toxin-antitoxin system Phd/YefM family antitoxin has translation MRTMTATEVARNFASVLDRAEHGETIVITRGGRRLATLAPAPSGNGAAIKAFLESHPVDEGFADDVAAARESVTDEMSATWHDD, from the coding sequence ATGAGGACGATGACGGCGACGGAGGTCGCACGCAACTTCGCCTCCGTGCTCGACAGAGCCGAGCATGGAGAGACGATTGTGATCACCCGTGGCGGGCGACGGCTGGCGACGCTGGCTCCCGCGCCCTCCGGCAACGGTGCGGCGATCAAGGCGTTCCTGGAGTCGCACCCGGTGGACGAGGGCTTCGCGGACGATGTGGCCGCTGCTCGGGAGAGTGTCACCGACGAGATGAGCGCGACATGGCACGACGACTGA
- the msrA gene encoding peptide-methionine (S)-S-oxide reductase MsrA, with protein sequence MLTDFTHRLPTSEEVLPGRSEPMFTVPEKHTVLGTRLLGPYPAGFEIAEFALGCFWGAERRFWRTDGVWTTLTGFQGGGTAHPISEEVASGRTGHAETVRAVFDPARVTYRALLKVFWEGHDPTQGFRQGNDIGTHCRSAVFHHSPAQRDAAEETRDSYQKVLGDKGYGQITTEILPAREFPFYPAETRHQQYLDKHPRGYCGLGGTGLTCDVD encoded by the coding sequence ATGCTGACCGACTTCACCCACCGCCTGCCCACGTCCGAGGAGGTGTTACCCGGTCGCTCGGAGCCCATGTTCACGGTGCCCGAGAAGCACACCGTGCTGGGGACACGTCTGCTGGGGCCGTACCCGGCGGGGTTCGAGATCGCCGAGTTCGCGCTCGGCTGCTTCTGGGGCGCGGAGCGCCGCTTCTGGCGGACGGACGGCGTGTGGACCACGCTGACCGGCTTCCAGGGCGGCGGCACGGCGCACCCCATCTCCGAGGAGGTCGCCTCCGGGCGCACCGGTCACGCGGAGACCGTCCGCGCCGTCTTCGACCCCGCCAGGGTCACCTACCGCGCGCTGCTCAAGGTGTTCTGGGAGGGCCACGACCCGACCCAGGGCTTCCGGCAGGGCAACGACATCGGCACCCACTGCCGGTCCGCCGTCTTCCACCACTCCCCCGCGCAGCGCGACGCCGCCGAGGAGACCAGGGACAGCTACCAGAAGGTCCTCGGCGACAAGGGCTACGGGCAGATCACCACGGAGATCCTCCCGGCCCGGGAGTTCCCGTTCTACCCGGCGGAGACCCGTCACCAGCAGTACCTGGACAAGCACCCCCGGGGCTACTGCGGTCTCGGCGGCACAGGTCTGACCTGCGACGTGGACTGA